One window of Athalia rosae chromosome 4, iyAthRosa1.1, whole genome shotgun sequence genomic DNA carries:
- the LOC105693793 gene encoding COA8 family protein CG14806, mitochondrial produces the protein MAVKTRALLVFAVRSKHFELELKRGVHNNLRVPSWRVPSPEDRLDAIGPPDPVSNLRPIVFAVPNNETALEKTYRETRVSTQAWNQEFWSKHNARFILERKKFQDTQKQAGVSTLTADEMSVFYKKFLDEHWQTHLNYNISWYKKNITLLFLEIRVNLARIGSTR, from the exons ATGGCTGTCAAAACGCGGGCATTGTTGGTGTTCGCTGTTCGATCGAAGCACTTTGAACTTGAGTTGAAG CGAGGAGTACATAATAACCTAAGAGTACCATCATGGAGGGTACCATCACCTGAGGATCGATTAGATGCAATAGGGCCTCCAGATCCAGTATCAAACTTGAGGCCGATTGTTTTCGCTGTTCCTAACAACGAAACTGCACTAGAAAAAACTTATCGAGAAACTAGAGTGTCTACCCAAGCTTGGAATCAGGAGTTTTGGTCAAAACACAATGCCAGGTTCATATTG GAACGTAAGAAGTTTCAAGACACTCAGAAGCAGGCAGGAGTTTCAACATTGACTGCGGATGAGATGTCTGTattctacaaaaaatttttggatgaaCATTGGCAGACCCATCTGAACTACAATATCTCTTGGTACAAGAAAAACATTACACTTTTGTTCCTCGAAATAAGGGTGAATTTAGCAAGAATTGGATCAACAAGGTAA
- the LOC105693790 gene encoding myosin-16-like: MKKLSRRLMGLITNHFRELDLASVCPQANLAVHHTAKIRRALKTISALRQMNDSSQMISSDSALENIAERDVTKNTGKGQLRRKPCSIIYTEAATEGQNACKKGWSCCSTVPNTKTVCCACCSSEEKQRLQHSRKLCHMRRTCLCKDAKLKESTVGNGSGTEKGPEKQSRGSSAERVLVKSMESVTDELDIDKLQQDLQHERTLRAQLAEQIKNLTCSMQCLKADGEQQAACLRDALSKAEEQVKLAVRSQNLAMDLAKQSRNHSDMIKASKSDLAAQMTVLKVKRQTICDNTKLACECKDLKYQLKSMSETEAKKFADVSLEVDKIKNAVQRKEEILYAEKAEYEEMIAELTNVVKIQKKQICDLTGICNQHQIQMQQKDMCISEKDAQQCDQQCKLNTMVSKVKELKMELENSKFSLAQETQTCNTLRKELINIKDNHHCELRIKEQMIEDQSDTIKRLKNLVQQSEKMAKHAAQEFEQLTDQLYCEKETNNSLLAALETAESKFADQPLGLCKNCEELGAQMDCLEDQKRKALQAAKFAADKFFKAKIEFEHQLQEEKQQQQYLKMALKKRENEIDCLKANYQHRKQVDKRNRSIH; encoded by the exons atgaaaaaattgagtcGCAGATTGATGGGTTTGATTACTAATCACTTCAGAGAATTGGATCTTGCATCGGTATGCCCTCAAGCAAATTTGGCAGTTCATCATACAGCAAAGATTCGACGTGCT CTGAAAACGATATCTGCACTAAGGCAAATGAATGATTCATCTCAGATGATTTCTTCTGATTCTGCTCTAGAAAATATTGCTGAACGAGATGTAACG AAGAATACTGGCAAAGGACAATTACGTCGAAAGCCATGCAGTATAATCTATACGGAAGCGGCAACAGAAGGGCAGAATGCTTGCAAAAAGGGATGGTCTTGTTGCAGCACCGTGCCAAACACAAAAACAGTTTGTTGTGCCTGCTGCAGTTCGGAAGAAAAGCAACGGCTTCAGCATTCACGAAAATTATGTCACATGAGAAGAACGTGTCTCTGCAAAGATGCTAAATTAAAAGAGT CCACAGTAGGTAATGGTTCTGGTACGGAAAAGGGGCCAGAGAAGCAATCTAGAGGATCGTCTGCAGAAAGAGTCCTTGTGAAATCTATGGAATCGGTAACAGACGAACTTGATATAGATAAACTCCAACAG GATCTACAACATGAGAGGACGCTCAGAGCTCAGCTTgcagaacaaataaaaaacttgACGTGTAGCATGCAATGCCTAAAAGCAGACGGAGAACAGCAAGCAGCATGTTTGCGCGATGCATTATCAAAGGCAGAGGAACAAGTTAAACTAGCAGTCAGATCCCAAAATCTTGCTATGGATTTGGCCAAGCAATCTAGAAATCATTCTGACATGATAAAAGCCAGCAAGAGTGATTTAGCAGCCCAAATGACTGTTTTGAAGGTGAAAA GGCAGACAATTTGCGATAATACGAAACTCGCTTGCGAGTGTAAAGATTTGAAATACCAATTGAAAAGTATGTCTGAAACTGAAGCAAAGAA ATTTGCAGATGTTTCCTTGGAGGTGGATAAAATTAAGAACGCAGTtcagaggaaagaagaaattttatatGCTGAGAAAGCCGAATATGAAGAAATGATTGCAGAATTAACAAACGTAGttaaaatacaaaagaaacaaatttgcGATCTGACTGGCATCTGCAATCAGCATCAAATTCAAATGCAACAAAAAGATATGTGCATTTCTGAAAAG GACGCTCAACAATGTGATCAACAATGTAAACTTAATACAATGGTCTCCAAAGTGAAAGAACTGAAAATGGAATTagagaattcaaaattttcacttgCTCAAGAAACACAGACCTGTAATACTTTGAGAAAGGAATTGATAAATATTAAGGATAACCATCATTGTGAACTAAGAATTAAGGAACAAATGATAGAAGATCAAAGTGACACAATCaagagattaaaaaat CTGGTACAACAGAGCGAAAAGATGGCGAAGCATGCTGCACAAGAATTTGAGCAATTGACTGACCAACTGTAttgtgaaaaagaaactaacaaCTCACTCCTAGCTGCATTAGAAACTGCTGAATCAAAGTTCGCAGATCAGCCTCTAGGGCTGTGTAAAAATTGCGAAGAATTAGGAGCCCAGATGGATTGTTTGGAAGACCAGAAAAGAAAGGCATTGCAGGCTGCCAAATTCGCTGcagacaaattttttaaagcAAAAATAGAATTTGAGCACCAACTGCAGGAGGAAAAACAGCAACAGCAGTATCTCAAAATGGCgttaaaaaaacgagagaatgaAATCGATTGCTTGAAGGCAAATTATCAACACAGAAAACAAGTAGATAAAAGAAACCGTTCCATCCATTGA